One Dysosmobacter welbionis DNA segment encodes these proteins:
- a CDS encoding ABC transporter substrate-binding protein, whose amino-acid sequence MKMKRWLSCTLALAMLLGLMGCGGTSDEAPNDGSGSSEDEIVINYPTFQIGTNTAAPVVEELVSRFNEEYAGQYRIEVEEIPGDANYADRIQVQISSGKLPPVVYGGGYSLLDLALEADLVVDLTDVVNEDPEWASMYENDAWQAANCRDGKIYASSNEGQLIGYFYNKELFDQAGIQPATTWNEFFDNCDKLLAAGITPLAMDTADGAWVSMLLMGAMVATSGDEGLEFMNTKYPTDYNIEPVVNAVAEMQKWYQNYTTLDAVGGAYENAANNFFSGNVAMICNGPWMIGDFSDTSKTPDGFDQNVGVAAYPGNFVYDAPIEGMFVTKQDDPALEEAAIAMVKFFTSPESQQLALEMQGMVPAAASVEITDTATTNFPLLGEFLNIASECTVRSNTFTGNMVPGLQDLFSAELPNLANGTYTPEQFCQILTDFAAANAVS is encoded by the coding sequence ATGAAGATGAAAAGATGGTTGTCTTGCACACTGGCTCTGGCCATGCTCCTCGGTCTGATGGGCTGCGGCGGCACCAGCGATGAGGCCCCCAATGATGGTAGCGGCTCCTCTGAAGATGAGATTGTAATCAACTATCCCACTTTCCAGATCGGGACCAACACGGCTGCCCCCGTGGTGGAGGAATTGGTCAGTCGCTTCAACGAAGAATATGCGGGCCAGTATCGCATTGAGGTTGAGGAGATCCCCGGAGATGCCAATTATGCTGATCGAATTCAAGTCCAAATCTCTTCCGGCAAACTGCCTCCCGTGGTCTACGGTGGCGGATACAGCTTGCTGGACTTAGCCCTGGAAGCTGATCTGGTTGTAGACCTGACCGACGTGGTGAACGAGGATCCCGAATGGGCTTCCATGTATGAAAACGACGCCTGGCAGGCTGCCAACTGCCGCGATGGAAAGATCTATGCTTCCTCCAATGAAGGTCAGTTGATTGGCTACTTCTACAATAAGGAGTTATTTGACCAGGCTGGTATTCAGCCCGCTACCACTTGGAATGAGTTTTTTGACAACTGCGACAAACTGCTGGCTGCAGGCATCACTCCACTGGCTATGGACACCGCTGACGGTGCTTGGGTCTCCATGCTGCTGATGGGCGCCATGGTTGCCACCAGCGGCGATGAGGGCCTGGAGTTCATGAACACCAAGTATCCCACCGACTACAACATTGAGCCGGTTGTCAACGCTGTCGCCGAGATGCAGAAGTGGTATCAGAACTACACCACGCTGGACGCTGTGGGCGGCGCCTATGAGAACGCGGCCAACAACTTCTTCTCAGGCAACGTGGCCATGATCTGCAACGGCCCCTGGATGATCGGTGATTTCTCTGACACCTCCAAGACGCCTGATGGCTTTGATCAGAACGTGGGTGTGGCTGCCTATCCCGGCAACTTCGTCTATGACGCCCCCATTGAAGGCATGTTTGTCACCAAGCAGGACGATCCTGCCCTGGAGGAGGCGGCCATCGCCATGGTGAAGTTCTTCACCAGCCCCGAGTCTCAGCAGCTGGCACTGGAGATGCAGGGCATGGTCCCCGCCGCTGCCTCTGTGGAAATCACTGATACCGCTACCACCAACTTCCCGTTGCTGGGCGAGTTTCTGAACATAGCCTCCGAATGCACGGTACGTTCCAACACCTTCACCGGCAACATGGTTCCCGGCCTACAAGATCTCTTCAGTGCCGAGTTGCCCAACCTGGCCAATGGCACCTACACACCGGAGCAGTTCTGCCAGATCCTCACAGATTTTGCTGCGGCAAACGCCGTGTCCTGA
- a CDS encoding DUF6353 family protein: MTKQTIINALKNAQKSIKKHSPEILTGIGIAGMIATTVSAVRATPKALQLIDAREIKENRRLSNKEIVATTWKCYVPAAVTGVLSTACLVGASSANLRRNTALATAYSISETALKEYKEKAVEVVGEKKEQAIRDAVAKETLTKHPLGEREVIITGGGDILCFDPLTNRYFKSDRDRLMRAMNELNKRMRDEMRVSLNDFYDEIGLSEAEVGEHLGWDIDNGKGYIDLDFSTQLADDGTPCLVVGHNHPPIYLW, translated from the coding sequence ATGACAAAACAAACCATTATCAATGCGTTGAAAAACGCCCAGAAGTCAATAAAAAAGCACAGCCCTGAGATCCTCACCGGCATCGGAATTGCCGGGATGATCGCCACCACTGTATCCGCCGTTCGAGCAACGCCAAAGGCTTTGCAGCTCATCGACGCCAGAGAAATCAAGGAAAACCGGCGTCTGAGCAACAAGGAGATCGTTGCCACCACATGGAAGTGCTATGTTCCGGCTGCTGTTACAGGTGTGCTGTCCACAGCCTGCCTTGTAGGCGCCAGCTCTGCAAATCTTCGACGCAACACTGCCCTTGCAACGGCTTATTCCATCTCCGAAACGGCTCTCAAGGAGTACAAAGAGAAGGCTGTTGAGGTAGTCGGTGAGAAAAAAGAGCAGGCGATCCGTGATGCAGTTGCCAAGGAGACGCTTACGAAGCACCCTCTTGGCGAACGCGAGGTCATCATTACCGGCGGTGGTGATATTCTCTGTTTCGACCCCCTTACAAACCGATATTTCAAGTCCGATCGCGACCGCCTGATGCGTGCTATGAATGAGCTGAACAAACGAATGCGCGACGAGATGCGTGTTTCGCTGAATGATTTCTACGATGAGATCGGTCTGAGCGAGGCCGAGGTCGGAGAGCATCTTGGGTGGGACATTGACAACGGAAAAGGCTACATAGACCTCGATTTCAGCACACAGTTGGCTGATGATGGAACGCCTTGCCTTGTCGTCGGTCACAACCACCCGCCTATTTACCTTTGGTAA
- a CDS encoding tyrosine-type recombinase/integrase, whose amino-acid sequence MEVKLMLVKCPECELQVSDKAPACPHCGYPMKPSVKRKPRAKNNKRRRLPNGFGQISEIKNRNLRNPFRAMVTVGKTQDGKPICKPLKPDSYFATYNDAYAALVEYNKNPYDLGAAITVKELYDKWSEEYFKTLKSDGSSRAVTSAWKYCSAVYDMRVMDVRARHVKGCMDEGVATVRGKEQHASASMKNKIKSLFNLMLDYALEYEIVDRNYSRTFKLTDETIKEIQKVKKEHIPFTDEEISKLWEHVDDKNFVDVILIQCYSGWRPQELGLIELANVDLENGTFKGGIKTEAGEDRVVPIHSKIRYLVERHYNKAKEIGSPYLFNCKDKRSGKTVMMSYQRYKAGFEMIRDELNLNPEHRPHDGRKHFVTAAKSAGVDEYAIKYMVGHKISDITEKVYTQREFDWLKEEIEKIK is encoded by the coding sequence ATGGAGGTGAAACTCATGCTTGTAAAATGCCCTGAATGCGAATTGCAGGTAAGCGACAAGGCTCCGGCTTGCCCTCATTGCGGCTATCCAATGAAGCCGTCTGTAAAGCGAAAACCGAGAGCCAAAAACAATAAACGAAGACGCCTCCCGAACGGGTTTGGCCAAATCAGCGAAATAAAAAACCGCAACCTTCGGAATCCCTTTCGGGCGATGGTTACGGTTGGAAAGACTCAGGACGGCAAGCCAATTTGCAAACCGCTCAAGCCTGACTCATATTTCGCGACTTACAATGACGCGTATGCAGCGCTCGTAGAATATAACAAGAACCCTTACGACCTCGGCGCCGCGATCACAGTCAAAGAGCTTTACGACAAGTGGTCGGAAGAGTATTTCAAGACGCTCAAATCGGATGGCAGTTCACGAGCCGTTACTTCAGCTTGGAAGTATTGCTCGGCTGTCTACGATATGCGAGTAATGGATGTCCGTGCCCGCCATGTGAAAGGCTGCATGGACGAGGGTGTTGCCACTGTCAGAGGGAAAGAGCAACACGCCAGCGCATCCATGAAGAACAAGATCAAGTCATTGTTCAACCTGATGCTTGACTATGCTCTGGAATATGAGATCGTCGACAGAAACTACTCGCGCACATTCAAGCTGACTGACGAAACGATCAAAGAGATCCAGAAAGTCAAGAAAGAGCACATACCTTTTACGGACGAAGAAATATCAAAGCTCTGGGAACATGTCGACGATAAGAATTTCGTTGATGTGATACTCATTCAGTGTTATTCTGGATGGCGTCCACAAGAGCTCGGCCTAATTGAGCTTGCCAATGTAGACCTTGAGAATGGCACTTTCAAAGGCGGCATCAAGACCGAAGCTGGTGAAGACCGCGTCGTACCTATCCACTCAAAAATTCGCTACCTCGTGGAGCGACATTACAATAAAGCCAAAGAAATCGGCAGCCCATATCTCTTCAACTGTAAAGACAAGCGCAGCGGCAAGACTGTGATGATGAGCTACCAACGCTATAAGGCCGGCTTTGAGATGATCCGTGACGAGCTTAATCTTAACCCGGAGCATCGTCCTCACGACGGAAGAAAGCACTTTGTCACGGCCGCAAAGAGTGCTGGCGTTGATGAATATGCAATCAAATACATGGTTGGTCACAAGATATCCGACATCACCGAAAAGGTCTACACCCAGCGAGAATTCGACTGGCTTAAGGAAGAAATCGAAAAAATAAAATAG
- a CDS encoding DNA-directed RNA polymerase, translated as MRIVNVAVRQCYRFNCPNCGSKLEADSDELVDVGGKTSRFWCPVCREERYIPWSSLRKRTVYEDSSAD; from the coding sequence ATGCGGATTGTGAATGTGGCGGTCAGACAATGCTATCGCTTCAACTGCCCGAATTGCGGGAGCAAGCTGGAAGCTGACAGTGACGAGCTGGTCGATGTCGGTGGAAAGACCAGTCGGTTCTGGTGTCCTGTCTGCCGAGAAGAAAGATACATTCCATGGTCTTCTCTGAGAAAACGGACGGTCTACGAGGACAGTTCCGCAGATTAA
- a CDS encoding carbohydrate ABC transporter permease, whose protein sequence is MTLGTLLAFILYKKPRGWKFVRVTYMIPNIISQSAIAMIFLNLYNAQYGAVNSFLKLVGLESLQHNWLFETATAFPSVTLTWFLFAGYTTTLVLAQLLSTDESLIEAAEIDGATSFQIDRLVMFPVVKKMIGTTVIMAATYMLQLFSMLYITTGGGPGTVTTNLPLYLYTTMKANNYGYANTIGVVIILLGFITMTLIRKIFGMNKED, encoded by the coding sequence GTGACTCTTGGTACGCTACTAGCCTTCATCCTGTATAAAAAACCCAGAGGCTGGAAATTCGTTCGTGTGACTTACATGATTCCAAATATTATCTCCCAGTCCGCTATCGCCATGATCTTTCTGAACTTGTACAATGCCCAATACGGTGCGGTAAATTCGTTCTTGAAGTTGGTCGGGCTTGAGAGTTTACAGCACAACTGGTTGTTCGAGACGGCAACTGCGTTCCCGTCCGTCACTTTGACTTGGTTCCTGTTCGCAGGATACACCACCACGTTGGTCCTGGCTCAGTTGTTGAGCACGGATGAGAGCTTGATCGAGGCTGCGGAGATTGACGGTGCCACCAGTTTCCAGATCGACCGTCTGGTGATGTTCCCGGTGGTCAAGAAAATGATCGGTACCACGGTCATTATGGCCGCTACATACATGCTACAGCTGTTCTCCATGCTCTATATCACCACCGGCGGCGGCCCGGGTACAGTCACTACCAATCTGCCGCTGTATCTATACACCACTATGAAGGCCAACAATTACGGCTATGCCAATACAATCGGAGTTGTAATCATTCTGTTGGGCTTCATCACTATGACGCTGATCCGCAAGATCTTCGGCATGAATAAGGAAGACTAA
- a CDS encoding DUF6353 family protein: MKLDPKIGRSLKKASPTILTCIGAAGVVATAVLAVKATPKADSLIKADSRRNHDGDPYAATKLEAVKSCWKCYIPAAATGVATIICIFGANTLNKKQQASLASAYALVNRSYSDYKHKLKELYGEDAYKKIMESIAAEKSSMPPITATGGFSNSSLEFEDANEEQRLFYDSFSKRYFQATISQVLQAEYHINRNMVLGAFVTLNDFYDFLGISHVEGGDVVGWLLSDSMYWIDFDNSKAMVDDGLNGEIPCYVVDAEFGPQPESAWDY, encoded by the coding sequence ATGAAACTCGACCCTAAGATCGGGAGAAGCTTGAAGAAGGCGTCTCCCACCATTTTGACATGCATCGGAGCCGCTGGCGTTGTGGCAACCGCGGTTTTGGCTGTCAAGGCAACCCCGAAAGCGGATAGTCTTATCAAGGCTGACAGCAGGAGAAATCACGACGGCGACCCTTATGCTGCAACAAAGCTCGAAGCCGTCAAATCATGCTGGAAATGCTACATACCGGCTGCGGCCACTGGCGTCGCTACGATCATCTGCATCTTTGGAGCGAATACCCTCAATAAGAAGCAGCAGGCGTCTCTTGCCAGTGCCTATGCGCTCGTAAACCGATCCTATTCTGACTATAAGCATAAATTGAAGGAACTGTATGGCGAAGATGCTTACAAGAAGATCATGGAGTCCATCGCCGCAGAGAAAAGCAGTATGCCTCCTATTACGGCTACCGGAGGCTTCTCCAATTCATCTTTGGAGTTTGAAGATGCCAACGAGGAGCAGCGACTCTTCTACGACAGCTTCTCCAAAAGATATTTTCAGGCAACCATAAGCCAAGTCCTGCAAGCAGAGTATCACATAAACAGGAATATGGTTCTCGGCGCGTTCGTAACTCTGAACGATTTCTATGACTTCCTTGGAATAAGCCATGTCGAAGGCGGAGATGTTGTTGGCTGGTTGCTGTCTGATAGCATGTATTGGATTGACTTCGATAACTCAAAGGCTATGGTTGATGATGGACTGAACGGAGAGATTCCGTGTTATGTCGTCGATGCTGAGTTCGGCCCTCAACCAGAATCTGCGTGGGATTATTGA
- a CDS encoding carbohydrate ABC transporter permease, translated as MLAHYKRTPTQKVTRGFSYLFMALCVCVALLPIIWVILSSFKTNSEIFSNGLSLPSHFGFDGYVQALEIAPILKFFANSLIVATITTILNVFCLAMAGYVFAKKRFRFKNTIFAILSLSMVIPTTALMSPVYNIITKLGLYDTKIALILVYTALNMPISLMVLRSAFASIPTELEEAAYIDGAGFFRTFVQVMMPCAKGGLASAAVLTFLESWNEFTFALLLTSSTDNRTLPLSLSYFTSQFSFNYTAMFAAITIAVLPSIIVFAIFQEQVNASLTAGSVKG; from the coding sequence ATGTTGGCACATTATAAGAGAACGCCTACCCAGAAGGTCACCCGTGGATTTTCCTATCTGTTCATGGCACTATGTGTGTGCGTGGCGCTGCTCCCCATTATCTGGGTCATTTTGTCCTCCTTCAAGACCAACAGCGAGATCTTTTCCAATGGCCTGTCCTTGCCCTCCCACTTCGGCTTTGACGGGTATGTGCAGGCACTCGAGATCGCCCCGATCCTGAAGTTTTTCGCAAATAGCCTGATAGTTGCCACCATCACAACGATTCTGAATGTGTTCTGCCTAGCTATGGCGGGGTATGTGTTCGCCAAGAAGAGGTTTCGCTTCAAGAACACGATTTTTGCCATTCTTTCCTTGTCCATGGTGATTCCCACCACGGCGCTGATGAGTCCCGTGTACAATATCATCACAAAGCTGGGCCTCTATGATACTAAGATTGCGCTGATTCTGGTGTACACAGCGCTGAATATGCCTATTTCTCTGATGGTGCTCCGATCTGCGTTCGCCTCTATTCCCACAGAGCTGGAGGAGGCCGCCTATATTGATGGCGCCGGCTTTTTCCGTACCTTTGTCCAGGTAATGATGCCCTGCGCCAAGGGCGGCTTGGCCAGTGCGGCGGTGCTGACTTTTTTGGAGAGCTGGAACGAGTTTACCTTTGCTCTGCTACTCACCAGCTCCACAGACAACCGGACCCTGCCCCTGTCCCTGAGCTATTTCACCAGCCAGTTCAGTTTTAACTACACGGCAATGTTTGCTGCCATCACTATTGCGGTGCTGCCCAGCATCATTGTATTCGCTATCTTCCAAGAGCAGGTGAATGCCAGTTTGACTGCCGGATCGGTAAAAGGCTGA
- a CDS encoding cell wall hydrolase yields the protein MKKLLICLLIFVGAIFISCNFVINATTTKTVPEQPMIQTEPLSLIVETPAPSTDILPEEEPAPTPEQEPLATREEIELLALCAMAEAEGECEQGQRLVIDSVLNRVDDPHFPDTISEVIWQKNQYAGMYGDRITRCYVMDELVKLVEEELENRTDYDVVFFNAGHYSDYGVPMFQVGNHYFSSYD from the coding sequence ATGAAAAAATTGCTTATCTGCCTTCTCATCTTCGTCGGGGCGATTTTCATATCCTGTAACTTTGTGATAAATGCAACGACGACCAAAACGGTTCCGGAACAGCCTATGATTCAGACGGAACCTCTCTCTCTGATCGTCGAGACACCTGCTCCATCCACTGATATTTTACCAGAGGAAGAGCCTGCACCCACTCCCGAACAAGAGCCTTTGGCTACGAGGGAGGAGATCGAGCTTCTTGCTCTCTGCGCTATGGCGGAAGCCGAGGGAGAATGCGAGCAGGGCCAGCGACTGGTCATTGACAGCGTTCTCAATCGTGTAGATGATCCGCATTTCCCGGACACGATCTCTGAGGTCATCTGGCAGAAAAACCAGTATGCAGGTATGTACGGCGACCGTATCACCCGCTGCTATGTTATGGACGAGCTGGTAAAGCTCGTTGAAGAAGAACTTGAAAATCGTACTGACTACGATGTCGTGTTCTTCAATGCGGGCCATTATAGCGACTATGGAGTTCCTATGTTCCAGGTCGGAAACCATTACTTCTCAAGCTATGATTAA
- a CDS encoding sensor histidine kinase, producing MFLLVCVTILGPSLLMLLVFYRTIPARMESQAKGNVNFYISQVTASVANTMELAQDIAYNAMIDDSLCASMQDLDMYLALQGRDDLLRVVGGVAAYQSTWKRGAVNSVYLFRRDGAFTFYSPRGSYEQEQRRMQSIYEAANEQSSAETLFSIENTPENTAYFLLDYKNIDTLEPLGKLIMEIDVDTLLNAGDLTELYPNTCLALSDGEGKLLYGEGEDLQELLEQTEDNSSYLQGTAPGWQGRFYHVSQRVDDEELRVDIFIPLPSMYDLVWEGSWIFSALCIAIVLLTVLAAAVAYHRVLGDPLQKMEGMLHRMAESDYAARMPDSGYRELADLETTFNQMADNLEASWKDAYQKGIRLQESESRLLAAQINPHFIFNVLETINMRCVDAGLKNISRMVTDLACLLRGNIGVGSSQKITFEQELGYVHYYLDLQRERFGEKLSYSVEYEDEDLLRYLVPRLTIQPLVENAIVHGLEPRRGLGSVAVRLWEETQNICVRIEDDGVGFDPENLDLAREVESAGQHNHIALTNVLRRLHLLYGDRADLQIRSKPGQGTTVLLTLPLDQTKG from the coding sequence ATGTTTTTACTGGTCTGTGTGACGATTTTGGGACCGTCACTACTGATGCTTCTGGTGTTCTATCGTACGATCCCTGCTAGAATGGAATCACAGGCCAAGGGAAATGTAAATTTCTACATCAGCCAAGTGACTGCATCTGTTGCCAACACTATGGAATTGGCACAGGACATCGCGTATAATGCCATGATAGACGATAGCCTGTGTGCAAGTATGCAGGATTTGGACATGTATCTGGCTTTGCAGGGACGGGATGACCTGCTTCGGGTCGTGGGGGGAGTGGCGGCTTACCAATCCACTTGGAAACGGGGAGCGGTAAACAGCGTGTACCTTTTTCGCAGGGATGGGGCGTTCACCTTTTACTCCCCCAGGGGGTCCTATGAGCAGGAGCAGCGCCGAATGCAGAGTATCTATGAGGCTGCAAACGAACAATCTTCAGCAGAGACGCTGTTTTCCATAGAGAATACGCCAGAGAACACCGCCTATTTTTTGCTGGACTATAAGAATATCGATACGCTGGAACCGTTGGGCAAGCTGATTATGGAGATTGATGTAGATACTTTACTGAATGCTGGAGACTTGACGGAACTCTATCCAAACACATGCTTGGCGCTCTCAGATGGAGAGGGAAAACTGCTATACGGGGAGGGGGAGGACCTGCAAGAACTTCTGGAGCAGACTGAGGATAACTCTTCCTATCTCCAAGGAACTGCCCCGGGTTGGCAGGGCCGCTTTTACCATGTCAGTCAGCGTGTGGACGATGAGGAGCTGCGGGTGGATATTTTTATACCACTTCCGTCCATGTACGATTTGGTTTGGGAGGGGAGTTGGATTTTCTCAGCCCTGTGTATCGCGATTGTGCTGCTGACGGTTCTGGCGGCTGCGGTCGCCTATCATCGAGTGCTGGGGGATCCGCTGCAGAAAATGGAGGGGATGCTGCACCGGATGGCGGAGTCAGACTATGCCGCCCGTATGCCTGACAGCGGCTATCGGGAACTGGCTGATCTGGAAACTACATTTAACCAGATGGCTGATAATCTGGAGGCATCCTGGAAGGATGCCTATCAAAAGGGCATTCGATTGCAGGAGAGCGAATCACGCCTGTTGGCTGCGCAGATCAATCCGCACTTCATCTTTAATGTGCTGGAGACCATCAATATGCGTTGCGTGGATGCTGGATTGAAAAATATTTCCCGTATGGTTACGGACCTGGCGTGCCTGCTTCGGGGAAATATCGGTGTGGGAAGCAGCCAGAAAATTACATTTGAACAGGAGCTCGGTTACGTCCACTATTATTTGGATTTACAGAGAGAACGATTTGGGGAAAAGCTCTCTTACTCAGTGGAATACGAGGACGAGGACCTTTTGCGGTACCTGGTTCCGCGGCTGACGATCCAGCCTCTGGTGGAAAACGCCATCGTCCACGGGCTGGAACCCCGGCGGGGCTTAGGAAGCGTGGCAGTCCGGCTGTGGGAGGAGACGCAGAATATTTGTGTGCGAATTGAGGATGATGGCGTAGGCTTTGATCCGGAAAATCTGGATCTCGCAAGAGAGGTGGAAAGTGCCGGACAGCACAATCATATTGCACTAACAAATGTACTTCGCCGTCTGCATCTGCTATATGGAGACCGGGCGGATCTGCAGATCCGTTCGAAACCCGGTCAGGGTACCACCGTGCTGCTGACTTTGCCGCTTGATCAAACAAAGGGGTGA
- a CDS encoding DUF6431 domain-containing protein, which translates to MITNDVSTCPKCGGDLKYYDRVTRIVRTKERKTWKIPMRRLQCTRCGSVHRELPELIFPYKQYEAEVIIGVLEGFITCETIGFEDYPCEMTMVRWQAQDWTTEVVLTKRSC; encoded by the coding sequence ATGATTACAAATGATGTATCAACCTGCCCCAAATGCGGCGGCGATTTGAAATACTATGACCGTGTTACTCGGATTGTACGGACGAAAGAAAGAAAGACCTGGAAGATCCCAATGCGGCGGCTTCAATGCACTCGCTGCGGTTCCGTACATAGAGAGCTTCCTGAACTGATATTTCCGTACAAACAGTACGAGGCTGAAGTTATCATCGGTGTTTTGGAGGGCTTCATCACCTGCGAAACCATCGGATTTGAGGACTATCCCTGCGAAATGACGATGGTCCGATGGCAAGCTCAGGACTGGACCACCGAGGTTGTTTTAACAAAGCGCAGTTGCTAA
- a CDS encoding CTP synthase produces the protein MDEMKIQSKFMTGLVSRIVKKVLRIKLGCEVDIQLNEFRTTVIDDKTHVHLDLDADLTKEELNKLLKTIGI, from the coding sequence ATGGATGAGATGAAGATTCAATCGAAATTCATGACAGGACTTGTATCGAGGATCGTAAAGAAGGTACTTCGGATAAAATTGGGCTGTGAAGTAGATATTCAGCTCAATGAGTTCCGGACGACAGTCATTGACGATAAGACTCATGTCCATCTGGATTTGGATGCGGACCTTACAAAAGAAGAACTTAACAAACTATTGAAGACTATTGGAATCTGA
- a CDS encoding DUF6353 family protein: protein MKANEIMTSAKRTFSKVGFGLQKKSPEILVGVGIVGAVASAVLACKATTKAGAIVEESKNSLADIREANENGVTKAGESYSAEDRRKDLAIAYVQTGVKFAKLYAPAVMLGAVSIASILASHNIMKKRNIALAAAYAAVDKSFKDYRDRVIERFGEQVEKELRYNIKAQEIEETVTDDKGKEKKVKQNVNVADENWDGSDYGPYAKVFDDTHSDWKQDPEMNLFYLRARQAQANDMLKSQGHLFLNEVYDMLGFKRTKAGAVVGWIYDDKKPYGDNFVDFGMTEIRRHDADSDEYKRAFILDFNVVGDITSKIVDHQNDYLA from the coding sequence ATGAAAGCTAATGAAATCATGACTTCCGCAAAGCGTACCTTCTCCAAGGTCGGCTTTGGGCTCCAGAAGAAGAGCCCCGAAATTCTTGTCGGTGTCGGCATCGTAGGTGCTGTTGCAAGTGCCGTTCTGGCCTGCAAGGCTACCACTAAGGCAGGTGCCATCGTCGAGGAGTCTAAGAACTCTCTCGCTGATATTCGTGAGGCCAATGAAAACGGCGTCACCAAGGCTGGTGAGTCCTACTCCGCAGAGGATCGCAGGAAAGATCTCGCCATCGCCTATGTTCAGACAGGCGTGAAGTTCGCAAAGCTGTATGCCCCCGCGGTCATGCTCGGTGCAGTTTCTATCGCCAGCATTCTCGCAAGCCACAACATCATGAAGAAGCGCAACATCGCTCTGGCGGCTGCTTACGCTGCTGTCGATAAGTCTTTCAAGGATTATCGTGACCGCGTAATCGAGCGTTTCGGCGAACAGGTTGAAAAGGAGCTGCGCTACAACATCAAGGCGCAGGAGATCGAAGAGACCGTTACGGACGACAAGGGCAAGGAAAAGAAGGTCAAGCAGAATGTGAATGTCGCAGACGAGAACTGGGATGGCTCTGACTACGGCCCTTACGCAAAAGTGTTTGATGATACCCACTCCGATTGGAAGCAGGACCCTGAAATGAACCTCTTCTATCTGCGTGCTCGTCAGGCTCAGGCGAATGATATGCTCAAGTCCCAGGGTCACCTCTTCCTGAACGAAGTTTATGATATGCTCGGTTTCAAGCGCACCAAAGCCGGCGCTGTTGTCGGTTGGATCTATGACGACAAGAAGCCTTACGGCGACAACTTTGTTGATTTCGGTATGACCGAGATTCGTCGTCACGATGCTGATTCGGACGAGTACAAGCGCGCGTTCATTCTGGACTTCAATGTTGTCGGCGACATCACTTCCAAGATCGTCGACCACCAGAATGACTATCTCGCATGA
- a CDS encoding LysR substrate-binding domain-containing protein, with product MKLMQLRYFSAVCHLGGVTRAAERLHVSQPAITAAIQNLEDELGLLLLSRGGRTLVPTLDGEAFLARCDGILTEVEGLTADFQARSQRRSTLSVGVPPMVAFFLFPKIFAEFTGSCPEVHIRLTEAGSDTARDMVRAGQLDLAIIAVGETPPAALAAHPLMRMSMMYCTGYGTPMAGREKAELREIAMAPLILFTSGYYHQTLLQTRFRDAGLTPNVLFYSNQLLTIKSFVRQNLAGAFLLPQVIEPGENIIALPVDPPLPLNIAVVWRRDVFLTREIRQFIHFMRTRFE from the coding sequence ATGAAACTGATGCAGCTGCGCTACTTTTCCGCCGTTTGCCACTTGGGTGGGGTTACCCGGGCGGCGGAGCGACTCCACGTTTCCCAGCCGGCAATTACCGCGGCTATTCAGAACTTGGAAGATGAACTGGGGCTGCTATTGCTGAGTCGGGGTGGTCGGACGTTGGTTCCCACACTGGATGGTGAGGCGTTTTTGGCCCGCTGCGATGGCATCCTGACAGAAGTGGAGGGCCTAACAGCGGATTTTCAGGCCCGGAGCCAGCGCCGGAGCACTCTTTCCGTGGGAGTGCCGCCTATGGTGGCCTTTTTTCTATTCCCCAAGATTTTTGCGGAGTTCACCGGAAGTTGTCCGGAAGTACACATTCGGCTGACAGAAGCAGGATCTGATACAGCACGGGATATGGTGCGCGCCGGTCAGCTAGATCTGGCGATCATCGCCGTGGGAGAAACGCCACCCGCTGCACTGGCCGCTCATCCACTGATGCGGATGTCCATGATGTACTGCACCGGCTACGGCACCCCCATGGCCGGGCGAGAGAAGGCGGAGTTGAGGGAAATTGCAATGGCACCTTTAATCCTATTTACCAGCGGATATTATCACCAGACCCTGCTGCAGACCCGTTTCCGAGACGCAGGACTGACGCCTAATGTGTTGTTCTATTCCAACCAACTGCTGACCATCAAGAGTTTTGTCCGGCAGAATCTGGCAGGGGCCTTTTTATTACCCCAAGTGATCGAGCCCGGGGAGAATATCATAGCCCTGCCGGTGGACCCGCCGTTGCCGCTGAACATCGCGGTGGTATGGCGGCGGGACGTATTCCTTACCCGGGAGATCCGCCAGTTTATTCATTTTATGAGAACCCGCTTTGAGTGA